In Mobula hypostoma chromosome 10, sMobHyp1.1, whole genome shotgun sequence, a single genomic region encodes these proteins:
- the LOC134353208 gene encoding NUT family member 2G-like, translating into MTFRKLSPVKPTLQSWMEGASHSSPPVPLWGESERDQPPGPLKPHVSTTTPLQLQPTAGPSHWNPPRALILASPPLPLRWLRQPPSSGLRVISLPAGVALCRGVVLHRPAGPHVSPPHPPAPPPPPPQAPDSGRLWRGQATPLLLSPLVVAPPEGAGGGAQSRPSHPPPARPPHAGDYSRGVYHNFRKWQQYKGLARAHLAQSPDTEALACFFIPVLRSLSQFRPQLGTEEGVPLAVQEWCRLSNFDRMIYYEMAEKFMEFEMEENAPQSPADPVPLQAGVSPGVQLVSGTKAKPGKQVVEDPGGRKAGGKGGPQRSHKQPKTPDCGTGGHHQPIPLEAVEQYIEIMEALGLPQPDTEAHLPEPPGEQCEEEVEILRYIEKLCSKDSFISKTETIIHPHFLSDLLSPHGSLDFPQLLRDLESEAEDSKTPTVGAVTARPPVSPTLRCPSPPPARQPEATQSLPALLLSPVGQDCPYSSHLQCLALQSAHGQSMSSSVNAQALAQPPPLTLLPPESFQRVCQTPPLSPGVTQPGSHGPIVSRDSRTRPPGLTDGGRPASGQQDGQAEDLAKGEAPSLGQAQTGAPAGGNAQTRCPVESQGKIRASTGEAPVRAQASSQAQDRDLSKSQKQIKALAMAHTHSKAPTEPQAQIKGSSEAWTQMRSSTGPETQNWCPSEAQGKIGGLIGDEAQIKAPALAQSQIKAKPEAQAQIISSTEAQTQIKSLTVAQAHSEAQAEGKAPTPSQGAENISHSDLLPQDPMSVRDGCGEGEVAVKLQDRACWRIPQDEARGLGLGLLSNGQVLSCAKAPEEAGKGRDSPVPRTRVRVEKKKHDGVAVRRSKRMKRD; encoded by the exons ATGACTTTCCGAAAGCTATCTCCG GTGAAGCCCACCCTCCAGTCCTGGATGGAGGGAGCGAGCCACAGCAGTCCCCCTGTCCCCCTatggggggagagtgagagggatcaGCCCCCTGGACCTCTGAAGCCCCAtgtttccaccaccaccccactgcAACTCCAGCCAACTGCTGGCCCCAGCCACTGGAACCCACCCCGGGCGCTGATCCTGGCCTCACCCCCGCTTCCCCTCCGCTGGCTGAGGCAACCCCCCTCCTCTGGCCTCCGGGTGATCAGCCTGCCCGCTGGGGTCGCCCTCTGCAGGGGGGTAGTCCTCCACCGTCCTGCCGGACCCCAcgtctcccctcctcacccccctgctcctccacccccaccaccccaagcCCCGGACTCGGGCCGCCTGTGGCGGGGGCAGGCAACCCCCCTGCTGCTCAGCCCGCTGGTGGTGGCCCCCCCAGAGGGAGCGGGAGGGGGGGCGCAGAGCCGGCCGAGTCACCCCCCTCCAGCCCGGCCCCCCCACGCCGGCGACTACTCCCGAGGCGTCTACCACAACTTCCGgaagtggcagcagtacaagggGCTGGCCCGAGCCCACCTCGCCCAGTCCCCTGACACCGAGGCCCTTGCCTGCTTCTTCAT ACCAGTTCTCCGCTCCCTCTCTCAGTTCCGACCGCAGCTGGGCACCGAGGAGGGAGTGCCCTTGGCCGTGCAGGAATGGTGTCGCCTCAGCAACTTCGATCGGATGATCTACTACGAGATGGCGGAGAA ATTCATGGAGTTCGAGATGGAGGAGAACGCTCCGCAGTCCCCTGCAGACCCAGTCCcactgcaggctggggtctcgccTGGGGTCCAGCTGGTGTCCGGGACCAAGGCCAAACCTGGGAAACAGGTCGTGGAAG ACCCGGGCGGACGGAAGGCCGGAGGTAAAGGAGGACCCCAGCGATCCCACAAGCAGCCAAAGACCCCGGACTGTGGCACGGGTGGGCACCACCAGCCCATCCCCCTCGAGGCAGTGGAGCAGTACATTGAGATCATGGAGGCCCTGGGCCTGCCACAGCCCGATACTGAGGCTCACCTGCCAGAACCCCCTGGGGAGCAGTGTGAGGAGGAGGTTGAGATCCTCAGGTACATCGAGAAACTCTGCAGTAAGGACTCCTTCATCAGCAAG ACTGAAACCATCATCCACCCACACTTCCTGTCcgacctcctctccccccacggATCCCTGGACTTCCCTCAGCTGCTCCGAGACCTGGAGTCTGAGGCcgag gaTTCCAAGACCCCGACAGTGGGGGCTGTGACTGCCCGACCACCGGTGTCCCCCACCCTCCGctgcccctccccacccccggcCCGCCAACCCGAGGCCACTCAGTCCCTCCCGGCACTCCTGCTATCCCCTGTGGGGCAGGACTGTCCCTACTCCAGCCATCTCCAGTGCCTGGCCCTGCAGTCAGCCCATGGCCAGTCCATGTCCTCCTCAGTCAATGCCCAGGCTCTGGCCCAGCCTCCCCCACTGACTCTCCTGCCCCCCGAATCCTTCCAGAGGGTCTGTCAGACCCCTCCCCTCAGCCCTGGGGTAACTCAACCTGGATCACATGGCCCCATTGTCAGCAGAGACTCTAGGACCAGGCCACCGGGCCTGACTGATGGTGGGAGGCCGGCTTCAGGGCAGCAGGACGGACAGGCTGAAGACCTGGCCAAAGGTGAAGCTCCATCATTGGGCCAGGCCCAAACCGGGGCCCCAGCTGGAGGTAACGCCCAAACTAGATGTCCAGTTGAATCCCAGGGCAAAATCAGGGCCTCAACTGGAGAGGCTCCAGTCAGGGCCCAGGCAAGTTCTCAAGCCCAAGACAGGGATTTATCGAAATCCCAGAAACAAATCAAGGCCCTAGCAATGGCTCATACCCACAGCAAGGCTCCAACTGAGCCCCAGGCCCAAATCAAGGGCTCAAGTGAGGCCTGGACCCAAATGAGGAGTTCAACTGGACCTGAAACCCAAAACTGGTGCCCCAGTGAAGCCCAGGGCAAAATTGGTGGCTTAATTGGGGATGAAGCCCAAATCAAGGCCCCAGCTCTGGCCCAGAGCCAAATCAAGGCCAAGCCAGAGGCTCAAGCCCAAATCATTAGCTCAACTGAAGCCCAGACCCAAATCAAGTCCCTAACAGTGGCTCAGGCCCACAGCGAGGCCCAGGCCGAAGGTAAGGCCCCGACTCCATCCCAGGGTGCCGAGAATATTTCTCACAGCGATTTACTTCCTCAGGATCCCATGTCTGTCAGGGATGGCTGTGGAGAGGGTGAGGTGGCCGTCAAGCTGCAGGACAGAGCGTGCTGGAGGATCCCACAGGATGAGGCCCGgggcctgggcctgggcctgCTCTCCAATGGGCAAGTGCTAAGCTGTGCGAAGGCCCCAGAGGAGGCCGGGAAAGGCAGGGACTCTCCTGTCCCCAGGACACGGGTCCGTGTGGAGAAGAAGAAGCACGATGGGGTGGCAGTGCGGAGAAGTAAGAGGATGAAGAGGGACTGA